The Gemmatimonas aurantiaca T-27 DNA segment CAACGGCGGGGAAACGGCGCTGCACACCGCCTGCTACGCGGGACATGAAGCGTTGGTGGCGATGCTGCTCGAGCGCGGCGCGTCCGTGCATCGCATGGACACACGATACGGCACGACGCCCCTCGTGTGGGCCCTGCATGCATGGCTGGAAGACGGTCGCACGCCGGTCGAGGCATACCGTGCCATCGTGCATCGATTGCTCGATGCGGGCGCGGTGGCCGATGCGGCGCTGGCCCAGGATGAACGCCTTGCCGGAGAAACGACGCTCAGATCCCGATTGATGCAGAGCGGCACATCAGAGCGCTGAGCGCTGGCACTCCCGATGACAAACGCCCCGGTGTCGCGCAGTGCGACACCGGGGCGTTGTGCATGATCGGTTGTTATTCGACCGTGACGCTCTTGGCCAGGTTGCGCGGCTGGTCCACGTTGCACCCCCGCTTCACGGCGATGTAGTAGGCCAGCAACTGCAACGGAATCGACGCCAGGATCGGCGTGAGCAGATCCACCGTCTCCGGCACACGGAACTCGTAGTCGAGCTTGCCCGCCAGCGACGGTTCATCGCGGGTGGTGATGGCAATGATCTTGCCCTTACGCGCTTTCACTTCCTGGATGTTCGACGTGATCTTGTCGAACACCGAGTCATGTGGCGCGATGCACACCACCGGCATCATCTCGTCGATGAGGGCGATGGGGCCGTGCTTCATTTCGGCCGCCGGATACCCTTCGGCGTGGATGTACGAGATTTCCTTGAGCTTGAGGGCACCCTCGAGTGCCGCCGGGAAATTGTAGCCACGGCCCAGGTACAGGAAATTCGAAGCGCGCTTGAATTCCTCGGCCACCTCTTCGATCTCACCCGCCCGATCGAGAATACTCTGGATCTGTTCGGGCAGCTTGGCGAGCGCCTGCGCGAGTTCGCGGCCGCGCTCCACGCTCATGTCACGCAGACGCGCGAGCTTGAGCGTGAACAGGGCCAGCGCCACCACCTGACTCGTGAACGCCTTGGTGGAGGCCACGCCGATTTCCGGTCCGGCGTGCAGGTAGATGCCGCCATCGTCTTCGCGGGCGATGGTGGATCCCACCACGTTCACGAGACCGAGCGTACGTGCACCACGACGCTTGGCTTCACGCATGGCGGCGAGTGTATCCGCCGTCTCGCCGGACTGCGAAATCACGATGCACAACGTGCGCGGCGTGACAATCGGATTGCGGTAGCGGAACTCCGAGGCGTACTCCACTTCCACCGGGATGCGGCAGAGCTCTTCGATCATCATTTCGCCGATGAGCGCCGAGTGCCAACTGGTGCCACACGCCGTGATGATGATGTTGTCGACGGCGAGCAGCTCTTCCTTCGGGATATTGAGGCCACCCAGCTTGGAGAACCCTTCTTCGAGAATGAGGCGGCCACGCATGGTGTTTTCCACCGTGGTCGGCTGCTCGAAAATCTCCTTGAGCATGAAGTGCGGGTATCCGCCGCGCTCGATCTGCGCCAGATCCCACTCGATGCGTGTGACCGGCTTTTCCTGCAACGTCGAGTCGAGATCGACCACCTTGTAGCCGTCGCGCGTGAGCACCGCGATATCACCGTCATCGAGATAGACCACATGGCGCGTGTGCGACAGGATGGCCGACGCATCGGACGCGATGTAGTACTCCCCTTCGCCGATGCCGAGCAGCAGCGGACTGCCCTTGCGGGCCGCCACGATCTTCTCCTTCTCGTCGCTGGAGATCACGGCGATGCCGTACGTGCCGTCCACCTGGCTCAGTGCTTCGATCACCGCCGCTTCGAGGTTGCCCGCATAGGCCGCCTCGATGAGGTGAGCCAACACCTCCGTGTCCGTGTCCGACTTGAACACGTACCCACGTGATTCGAGTCCCGCCTTGAGCACGGTGGCGTTTTCAATGATGCCGTTGTGCACCACCGCGATCTTGCCGTTCTGGCTGACGTGGGGGTGCGCATTCGTTTCCGTTGGCGGACCATGGGTGGCCCAGCGCGTGTGCGCGATGCCCATGGTGCCGAGCGGCGGATCGGCCGCGATGACCGACTCGAGGCGCGAGATCTTGCCGGCGGCACGCCGCGTCTCGACCCCCTTGCCATTCATGATCGCCACACCGGCCGAATCATAGCCGCGATACTCCAGCCGCTTGAGGCCTTCGACCAGCATCGGCGTCGCGATCCGGTCACCTACGTAGCCAACAATTCCGCACATGGTCGGTCAGGTCAAAGGGAAACGAGCGCGTCGAGCGGCTCGCGGGCCTGCGAAATCAGATGACGCGCCGCGGCGTCGGTGGGGGCTTCGGCAATCACGCGCACGATGGGCTCGGTGCCCGACGGGCGCAGGTGCACCCAACGGTCCGGCCAGTCGAGACGCAGGCCGTCCTGCGTGTCTGCCGAGGCATCCGGAAATGCAGCCCGGAGCGCCGCATACACCGTATCGAGCGGCGCATCCGGGCGATCGAGCTTGTCTTTCACAATCACATACCGCGGGCGATCGGCAACCAACGCCGACAACGGCCGGCCTTCTTCGAGCATCACCTGCAACATGAGCGCGGCGCCTACCGGCGCATCACGTCCCAGATGCAACTCGGGCAGGATGACCCCCCCATTGCCTTCACCACCGATCGTGGCGCCGGCATCACGCATGGCGATGGCCACGTTCACCTCACCGACACTGGCGAAGTGGAACGGCACGCCCAGTTCATGCGCCACATCGGACACCACCTTGCTGGTGGACAGATTGGTCACCACGGGGCCCGGCCGGTGCCGCAGCACCGTACGAGCCGCAAACGCCAGCGTGTAGTCCTCGCCCGGCGCCTTGCCATCGTCGAGCACCAGTGCCAGGCGGTCGACATCGGGATCGGTGGCGAATCCGATGTCGGCGTTGGAGCCACGCACGAGCGCTTCGAGTTCGCCAAGGTTTTCCGCCACGGGTTCCGGCGGACGATGGAAACGCCCATCCGCTTCCATGTTGATGGCGTACACTTCACAACCGAGTTCGGTGAGCAACGCAGGCATGATCACGCTGCCGGCCCCATGACAGCAATCCAGCGCCACCCGGAAACGTCGCGCGCGAATGCCAGGCACATCGAGCCAGGGCAATGCCAACACCTGCGCGATATGACGATTGATCGCATCATCGTCCTGCTCGATGCTTCCCAGTTGGTCCCACGTGGCGCGCGGGATGCCCCGCTCCAACAAAGACCGCATCTCCGCGCCTTCGGCAGCAGAGAGGAACAGACCGGACGGTCCGATGAACTTGAGCGCGTTCCATTCGATCGGGTTGTGGCTCGCCGTGATGCCAAGGCCACCCGCGGCATGATGATGTTCGACCGCGAGCTGAATCGTGGGCGTCGGAACCATGCCGATATCGATGACCGTGCATCCGACCGATTCGAGCGCGCCGTGTACGATACGCGTGAACATCGGCCCGGAGACACGACTGTCGCGCCCCACCACCACACGGCGATTTCCCGTGCGTGAAGCCCACGCACCAAACGCCGCAGCAAATGTCGCGATGACTTCCGGTGTGAGCGCGTCACCAACCCGACCGCGCACACCCGACACGCTCACCATCAACCCATCAAACGCCATGAGGCTCCTCAATTCTGAATGCTACGCCTGCGCTGTGCGATCGTGCACGCGTGCAAGCTAGGCACGTCACACGACTGGAACCACGGGTCGTCATCTGCAACTCAGCCAGCTCATCCATACCAAGATGCGCCTGTCGAGCGAAACGCCTCTGAAGCCCCCGCGCACAGCTTATCTGGAATAAGACGCGCAGCTGTGACACGCGTTACAGTCTCGGTATCCGCTCCCACTTTTGACCGCGAGTCCGATATCGTCCGTCATGTCTGATCCACTCGCCCTCTTCCCCTTCGCGCTCGCCGCCGGTGGTGGTCACCTCGATCAGGTCGAGGTCAGCGCTTCGGTCGCTGCCGGCATCACGCTGCTACAGCGCTGCGCCCCATTGGTGCGGGCACTGGCCGGCAAGTCGGCAGCGGCCCTGCTGCCGGCTGGCAGCGGCCTACTCACGGCCCTGGCAGCGTCGGATGGTCGGGCGCTGGTCTGGATCGATCCGAAGACGCCGGTGGACACACTGGTCACCGATGTGCCACAACACCACATCGGTGCGCTGTTCACGACCACCGACCTGGCGGATTGCCTGCCTCAGCATCTTCTCGGAACGATCGCGCTGGTCCTGCTCGACCAGGCTCCAGCGCATGCCGTGGTGCGCGTGGCCGACCGGGAACTCTCCGTCGACCTCGGATCACACTTCGGCCTTTCGCTCGAAGGCGATCGGGAAGCGGAGGGGCGCGACGAACCCTGCCTACTCATTGCCGGCCCGGCGCAGACGGTGCACACGCATCGCCAACTGCTGCAACACGCGCGCGATTTTGGCCGGAACGCCGCGCTCACGCCGGTGGATCGCACCTGCACCATCATGCCGCATATCGATATCGACCTGCTCGTGGCCGGTGTGGCCGCGCCGCTGCTGTACGGTGGACAGGTCTTTGTCCTGCCCGCTGAAGACCGTACACGCATCGAGGCACTGGCCCCGACGCGCCTGGTCACGTCAGGCGACGATCTGCAGACGCGTCTGACGCCGCACTGACCAATCCGGCAGCGGGAAGGTCTGGCGTGCGATGGCCTGTTCGAAGGCCGCGACACATTGCGGATCGAACTGCGTGCCGGAGCACTGACGTAGTTCGGCGATCGCCTCGTCCACCGGCATGCCATCACGATACGGGCGGCCACTGGTCATGGCATCGAACGAATCGGCCACGGCGGTGATGCGCGCTTCGAGCGGAATATCTCCGGCCCGCAGTGCATCCGGGCTGCCACACCCGTCGAAACGTTCATGATGAGACCGTACGACGGCCAGCGCATGCGGCATCTCCTGCAGCAGCGGCGACAGCAGGCGCCAGCCGATGACCGGATGCTCCATCACATGGAGATATTCCTCATCGGTCAGCGGCCCCTCCTTGTTCAGGATGCCTTCGCGCACCCCGATCTTGCCGATGTCATGCAAACGACTGCCCAGCTCCAGTTGTTCCAGTCGCGGCGACGGCACGCCCAGTTCACGGGCAATCGCCACCGCATATCGCGAAACTCGGGTCGAGTGTCCCCACGTGTAGGCGTCTTTCACTTCCAGTGCATCGGCCAGTGATTGCAACGACGCCAGGAAGAGCTCTTCGTATTTGCGCGCCTGCAGCGACACCCGCTCTTCCAGATGATCCCGATACGCCTGGTTCTCCAGCAACAACCGACGTTTCTCGAGCGCCTGTGCCACACGGGCGCGCACTTCTTCGATCGAGAACGGCTTCGTGAGATAGTCGAGCGCCCCACTGTCGAGACAGCGCACGGCGAGGTTCACATCGGAGATCGCGGTGATCATGACGACGGCGGTGTGCGGCCACCGTTCCCGGACCTGCCGTAGCAGTTCCGCACCGTCCATGCCCGGCATGTGGAAATCGGAGAGCATCAACGGCACGGGTTCGGCGGCGAGCCGTTCCAGTGCTTCGCTTCCCGACGATGCCTCGAGACATTCGAACCCTTCCGCCGTCATCAAACGACGGAGAATGCCACGCATCGAGGGTTCGTCATCCACAATGAGACATCGGCGCAGCTCACCCGTGAGCGCGTAATGCATGTTCATCACGCGGCCGGCTTGGGATCACGCGGCCAATCCGGCCAGATCACCACCGGTGGTTCGCCCGCCCCTTGGCGAGCTGCCCCGCGCCGACCGGGATGGCCCTTCGCTGCTCGCCCCGCAGCGGCCGGGCGGATAGCTTCCCCGGACAACTCTCCCCGAACGACACGAAGCCCATGACGCGCATTTACGACGAAGATCTTGCGGGTGGCCTCGCCACGCGCGCCATCCACGCTGGCCAACGCCCCGACGAAGTCTCGGGCGCCATCATGACGCCGCTCTACCTCACGTCCACCTACGTGCAGGAGAGCATCGGCGTCAACAAGGGGTACGAGTACGCTCGCGGAAAGAACCCCACGCGCCAGGCGCTCGAGCGCAATGTGGCGACGCTTGAAGGCGGCCGGCACGGCTTCGCCTTCAGCAGCGGCATGGGATGCCTCGATTCGATCATGAAACTGTTCCGTGCCGGCGATCACATTGTGTGTGCCGAAAATGTCTACGGCGGCACATTCCGGCTGTTCGATCGAATCCTGCGCCATCTGGGACTGTCCTTCTCGTACGTGGACACCAGTGATCCACAGCGGGTGGCCGAGGCCATGACTCCGGCCACACGGGCGCTCCTCGTGGAGACGCCGACCAATCCGCTGATGCGGCTCACCGATCTTCGTGCCATGAGCGACATCGCCAAGCGGCACCAGGCCCTGCTGATCGTGGACAACACCTTCGCGACGCCGGTCTTCCAGCGTCCGTTGGAGCTCGGTGCCGATATCGTCTGGCACTCGACCACGAAGTACATCAACGGTCACTCTGATATGATCGGCGGCCTCGCAGTGGTTCTTGAGGACGACCTCGCGGATCGCCTGCAGTTCATCCTGAACGCCGCGGGTGCCGTGCCCGGCCCCTTCGACGCCTGGCTGGCCCTGCGTGGCACCAAGACGCTGCCCCTGCGCATGAAGCAGCACGACATCAATGGCCGCGCGGTCGCCAACTTCCTCCTCGGTCGCCTGGGTGAGGAGCGCGTGATCTATCCGGGATTGGCCCATCATCCACACCACGAACTGGCCAAACAGCAGATGTCGGCGTTTGGCGGCATGATGACGCTCGAACTGGGCTCCATCGACAACGCCCGCCGGTTCCTCGAGCGGGTCCGAGTTTTCTCGTTGGCGGAATCCCTGGGCGGTGTAGAGAGCCTCACCAATCACCCGTACTCGATGACCCACGGCTCAGTCCCGGCCGATGTGAAGCAAGCGATGGGGCTGACGGACGGGATGGTACGCCTGAGCTGCGGCATTGAGGACACCGAGGACCTGATTGCGGATCTCGAGCAGGCGCTCGAAGGGCTGTGAGTCGCGAAGCACGGATTGGGAAGTGAACTGCCGGGGCTCGAGTCACCAGACTCGGGCCCCGGGTCCGTAGCCAGGGAGGTCACCGCAAACCGGCGCCCGACCCCCAAACCGCTGGCTGGAACCAATCCCCGCGCCCGCCGTAGGGATTCCCATGCCCACCACCCCGCTTACGCAGATTTCGTCGGTCAGCTGGGAGCACCCGGCCGATCGCGCGGCGCTGCAGACCCTGCGCGCCCTTCCCGGTTTCGATGAAGTCGTCCGCAAGATCGCCAGCGTCTTTGGCGAGCGCGGCGTCCGAAACCTCTTCCTCGGCGACGCGGTCCTTGTTGGCCCGACGCAACGCCCCCGACTTCACGCGCTGTACCAGGAAGTTCTGGCCACGCTCGACTGGCCTAACGCCGGCCTGCCGGCGCCGCAGCTCTATGTGGCACAAACCCCGATCGCCAACGCCGGCGCCGTTGGATTCGACCAGCCGTTCATCGTGATCAGCTCGGGCACGTTGGAACTGCTCGAACCCGATGAGCAGCGCTTCGTGCTCGCCCAGCAGCTCGGCCACATCATGACCGGGCGCACGACGTATCGCACCATTGCGCTGATCGTGCTGTTCTTCGGCATGAGCGCCCTGCCCCTGCTTGCCTCCATCGCACTGTTGCCGTTCCAACTGGCTCTGCTCGAGTGGTACCGCAAGTCGGAGCTTTCGGCCGATCGCGCCGGCATGCTCGGCACGCAGGACACGCGGGCCAGTCTCATGACGTTTCTCAAGCTCGCCGGCGGACGGGCAGACGGTGACAGCATCGATCTCGATGCCTACCTCGCACAGGCTGCCGACTACGAGCTGGGTGGCACGGCATGGGACAGCGTGCTCAAGGCGCTCAATACGGCGTTGCGGGAACACCCGTTCCACACGGTGCGCGCGGGTGAACTGCGCCGCTGGGAACAGACAGGCGCGTACGGCACCATCGTAGGGGGCGACTACATCCGTCGCGGGTCAGAGGCTGAACGTCCACTGCACGACGACATCAAGGACGCGCGCGATTACTACGCCGACAAGGCGAAGGCCGCCGCAGAGACGGTCGGCGATGTGATCAACCGCGCCGCCGACGCGTTCCGTGATGCCTTCCGTGCGGCGGCAACCGCTACATCGGCCGCGGCGGGCGATGGACCAGGACCGGATGCGCCACCGCCGCCGCCTCCACCACCGCCCCCACCAGCCCCGGCGCCACCGCCAACGAACTAGGACGGGTCCGGGTCGCGGGTTTAGTGTTCCGGGGTGATCAGCCGAGTCATGCGTTGTGGGCCATGCGTTTCGTGTGGCCGTCACGCGGGATCCGGCAGGTCACCCCGTTACTCGTTCCCCGAACCCCACGACCGCAGTGAAAATCCTCCTCCTCGGCTCCGGCGGCCGTGAACACGCGCTCGCCGATACGCTCCTGCGTGAAAACACGTCGATCGAATTGATCGCGGCGCCCGGCAATCCCGGCATCGCCGAGTTGGGTCGCATGATCGATATCGACGTGAACGACCCGCGTATCGTGGCCGCCGCCGCCGAGCGTGAGCAGGTTGATCTCGTGGTGGTGGGCCCGGAGGCCCCGCTGGCGGCCGGTGTGGTGGACTATCTGCAGGAACGTCGTATTCCTGCCTTTGGCCCAACGGCGGGAGCGGCCACGGTCGAAACATCGAAGGCCGACACGAAGGCGCTGATGATGGCAGCGGGCATTCCCACGGCGCACGCAGAAACCCATCGTGACGCCGCGTCGGCCAAGGACGCGGTGCGGGCGCGTTTTGGTGCGCCGGTGGTGATCAAGGCCAGTGGTCTGGCCGCTGGCAAGGGCGTGATCGTGTGCCAGAGTGAGAAGGAAGCATTCGACGCCATCGACCGGATTCTCGATGATCGGGCATTCGGTGATGCGGGCAGCGAGTGCCTCGTGGAATCGTTCATGACGGGTGAAGAGCTGTCGCTCTTTGCGGTCACTGATGGTTATGACGTCCTGCCCATGATCGGCGCGCAGGACCACAAGCGCCTGCTCGATGGTGATGAGGGGCCGAACACCGGGGGTATGGGTGCGTACACGCCGGTGTCGTTCTCCACGCCCGCGTTGGTGGACGACGTGACCGAACGCGTGCTGTTGCCCACATTGCATGCTCTGCGCAAGCGCGGCACACCGTTCACCGGGCTGCTGTATGCCGGGTTGATGCTCACCCCCGATGGCCCCAAGGTGGTGGAGTTCAACTGTCGCTTTGGCGATCCCGAAACGCAGGCCATTTTGCCGATGCTCACGAGCAGCCTGCTCGATCCGATGCTCGCCGTGGCACGTGGCGCGCGGATCGGCAGCATGTCGGCATTCACGTGGCGTCCGGGGGCGAGTGTCACCACGGTGGTGGCATCGCGCGGCTATCCGGATGCGCCGCGCAAGGGAGCGGAGATTTCCCTTCCGGATTTCGGTAGTGACGTGCGGGTGTTCCACGCTGGCACGAGTCGGGATGCCTCTGGCGTCCTGCGCACCAGTGGAGGTCGTGTCTTTGGTGTGACGGCGCTGGCTGACACCTTTGCGGCCGCACAGCGGGCCAGTCGTGATGCCGCGGCCCGTATCGAGTTCGATGGCGCAATTTTCCGGTCCGACATCGGCTGGCGGGAAGCCGCGCGGATTGCCTGAACTGCCGGAAACGGAGACCATCGCGCGCGATCTGCACGCGATGGTGGTGGGCAGCGTGGTGCGGGATGTTTCGGTGCCCCGCCCCGATGTGCTGCGTGAGATTGCCGCAGCGGATTTGTGCAGCGCCTTGTCTGGTGGGCGCATCACCCGGGTGTGGCGCCGCGCCAAGCTGATCGTGCTCGACCTCACGCTGGCCGATAGGCAGAACAGCCACCTCGTGGTGCAGCCGCGCTTCACTGGTGGGCTGCTGGTGGACGACGGCACGTTGCCGACCAGCGAGTTTGCCTACAGTTGTGTGGCGATGTCTCTCGGCGATGGTCGCACCCTCCACTATCGCGACGTGCGCCGGCTGGGCACGGTGGCGCTGATGCCAGAGGCGCGATTTCTCGAATATTCGTCGGGGCTGGGCCCCGAGCCCCTTGACCAAACATTCGACGCAACTGCATTTTCGGGTTGTGTTCGGTTATCGCATCAGTCCATCAAAGTCGTTTTGATGGATCAGCGGCGATTGGCCGGCGTTGGCAACATCTACGCGAACGAGGCCCTGTGGCGCGCCGGCATCGATCCTTCCCGAGAAGCTTCCTCGTTGACGTTTGCCGAGGCAGAACGGCTGCACACCGCGTTGCGCGACGTGCTGACGGCGAGCATCGCGGCCCGTGGCACCAGTTTCCGCGACTATCGGGATGCGCGAGGTGAGCGTGGCACCTTCGTTGAGCAACTGGCCGCCTACGGACGCGGCGGGGAACCCTGCCCTCGCTGCGGTCGACGGCTCGTGGTCACCCACGCCGTGGACGGCCGCAGCACGGTCTTCTGCCCGGGCTGCCAGTTCTAGTCCGTTCGCGGGCGGAAAGCCGGTTGCTGGAGAGCAGCTCGATCTGGCCGTCGATACACCGGCAGTCGATATCGAACGGCTGCGGGATCAGGT contains these protein-coding regions:
- the glmS gene encoding glutamine--fructose-6-phosphate transaminase (isomerizing), translating into MCGIVGYVGDRIATPMLVEGLKRLEYRGYDSAGVAIMNGKGVETRRAAGKISRLESVIAADPPLGTMGIAHTRWATHGPPTETNAHPHVSQNGKIAVVHNGIIENATVLKAGLESRGYVFKSDTDTEVLAHLIEAAYAGNLEAAVIEALSQVDGTYGIAVISSDEKEKIVAARKGSPLLLGIGEGEYYIASDASAILSHTRHVVYLDDGDIAVLTRDGYKVVDLDSTLQEKPVTRIEWDLAQIERGGYPHFMLKEIFEQPTTVENTMRGRLILEEGFSKLGGLNIPKEELLAVDNIIITACGTSWHSALIGEMMIEELCRIPVEVEYASEFRYRNPIVTPRTLCIVISQSGETADTLAAMREAKRRGARTLGLVNVVGSTIAREDDGGIYLHAGPEIGVASTKAFTSQVVALALFTLKLARLRDMSVERGRELAQALAKLPEQIQSILDRAGEIEEVAEEFKRASNFLYLGRGYNFPAALEGALKLKEISYIHAEGYPAAEMKHGPIALIDEMMPVVCIAPHDSVFDKITSNIQEVKARKGKIIAITTRDEPSLAGKLDYEFRVPETVDLLTPILASIPLQLLAYYIAVKRGCNVDQPRNLAKSVTVE
- the glmM gene encoding phosphoglucosamine mutase, translated to MAFDGLMVSVSGVRGRVGDALTPEVIATFAAAFGAWASRTGNRRVVVGRDSRVSGPMFTRIVHGALESVGCTVIDIGMVPTPTIQLAVEHHHAAGGLGITASHNPIEWNALKFIGPSGLFLSAAEGAEMRSLLERGIPRATWDQLGSIEQDDDAINRHIAQVLALPWLDVPGIRARRFRVALDCCHGAGSVIMPALLTELGCEVYAINMEADGRFHRPPEPVAENLGELEALVRGSNADIGFATDPDVDRLALVLDDGKAPGEDYTLAFAARTVLRHRPGPVVTNLSTSKVVSDVAHELGVPFHFASVGEVNVAIAMRDAGATIGGEGNGGVILPELHLGRDAPVGAALMLQVMLEEGRPLSALVADRPRYVIVKDKLDRPDAPLDTVYAALRAAFPDASADTQDGLRLDWPDRWVHLRPSGTEPIVRVIAEAPTDAAARHLISQAREPLDALVSL
- a CDS encoding HD domain-containing phosphohydrolase; this translates as MNMHYALTGELRRCLIVDDEPSMRGILRRLMTAEGFECLEASSGSEALERLAAEPVPLMLSDFHMPGMDGAELLRQVRERWPHTAVVMITAISDVNLAVRCLDSGALDYLTKPFSIEEVRARVAQALEKRRLLLENQAYRDHLEERVSLQARKYEELFLASLQSLADALEVKDAYTWGHSTRVSRYAVAIARELGVPSPRLEQLELGSRLHDIGKIGVREGILNKEGPLTDEEYLHVMEHPVIGWRLLSPLLQEMPHALAVVRSHHERFDGCGSPDALRAGDIPLEARITAVADSFDAMTSGRPYRDGMPVDEAIAELRQCSGTQFDPQCVAAFEQAIARQTFPLPDWSVRRQTRLQIVA
- a CDS encoding trans-sulfuration enzyme family protein gives rise to the protein MTRIYDEDLAGGLATRAIHAGQRPDEVSGAIMTPLYLTSTYVQESIGVNKGYEYARGKNPTRQALERNVATLEGGRHGFAFSSGMGCLDSIMKLFRAGDHIVCAENVYGGTFRLFDRILRHLGLSFSYVDTSDPQRVAEAMTPATRALLVETPTNPLMRLTDLRAMSDIAKRHQALLIVDNTFATPVFQRPLELGADIVWHSTTKYINGHSDMIGGLAVVLEDDLADRLQFILNAAGAVPGPFDAWLALRGTKTLPLRMKQHDINGRAVANFLLGRLGEERVIYPGLAHHPHHELAKQQMSAFGGMMTLELGSIDNARRFLERVRVFSLAESLGGVESLTNHPYSMTHGSVPADVKQAMGLTDGMVRLSCGIEDTEDLIADLEQALEGL
- a CDS encoding M48 family metallopeptidase — its product is MPTTPLTQISSVSWEHPADRAALQTLRALPGFDEVVRKIASVFGERGVRNLFLGDAVLVGPTQRPRLHALYQEVLATLDWPNAGLPAPQLYVAQTPIANAGAVGFDQPFIVISSGTLELLEPDEQRFVLAQQLGHIMTGRTTYRTIALIVLFFGMSALPLLASIALLPFQLALLEWYRKSELSADRAGMLGTQDTRASLMTFLKLAGGRADGDSIDLDAYLAQAADYELGGTAWDSVLKALNTALREHPFHTVRAGELRRWEQTGAYGTIVGGDYIRRGSEAERPLHDDIKDARDYYADKAKAAAETVGDVINRAADAFRDAFRAAATATSAAAGDGPGPDAPPPPPPPPPPPAPAPPPTN
- the purD gene encoding phosphoribosylamine--glycine ligase yields the protein MKILLLGSGGREHALADTLLRENTSIELIAAPGNPGIAELGRMIDIDVNDPRIVAAAAEREQVDLVVVGPEAPLAAGVVDYLQERRIPAFGPTAGAATVETSKADTKALMMAAGIPTAHAETHRDAASAKDAVRARFGAPVVIKASGLAAGKGVIVCQSEKEAFDAIDRILDDRAFGDAGSECLVESFMTGEELSLFAVTDGYDVLPMIGAQDHKRLLDGDEGPNTGGMGAYTPVSFSTPALVDDVTERVLLPTLHALRKRGTPFTGLLYAGLMLTPDGPKVVEFNCRFGDPETQAILPMLTSSLLDPMLAVARGARIGSMSAFTWRPGASVTTVVASRGYPDAPRKGAEISLPDFGSDVRVFHAGTSRDASGVLRTSGGRVFGVTALADTFAAAQRASRDAAARIEFDGAIFRSDIGWREAARIA
- the mutM gene encoding bifunctional DNA-formamidopyrimidine glycosylase/DNA-(apurinic or apyrimidinic site) lyase, coding for MAQFSGPTSAGGKPRGLPELPETETIARDLHAMVVGSVVRDVSVPRPDVLREIAAADLCSALSGGRITRVWRRAKLIVLDLTLADRQNSHLVVQPRFTGGLLVDDGTLPTSEFAYSCVAMSLGDGRTLHYRDVRRLGTVALMPEARFLEYSSGLGPEPLDQTFDATAFSGCVRLSHQSIKVVLMDQRRLAGVGNIYANEALWRAGIDPSREASSLTFAEAERLHTALRDVLTASIAARGTSFRDYRDARGERGTFVEQLAAYGRGGEPCPRCGRRLVVTHAVDGRSTVFCPGCQF